GCTTATGTCGAACCAAAACCACAATCAAGTCCGCAACATCCAAAGCGCTATCCAAATCAATAAGCACATATTCACTATGCTCTCTAATATTAGGCTCAACCACAATTACATCATGGCCAGCTCTTAGGATAGCATCCACCACCTGCACTGCCGGCGATTCGCGCAAATCATCAATATCAGGCTTGAATGCCAAACCAAGGCAGGCGACACGAGGAGCGCGGCCGAGCTTGACATGAGCATCCGCGATTTCAGCCTTTATTCTATCTACAACCCAATCCGTCTTGGAGTTGTTAACCTCACGCGCCGAGCGAATGAGCCTCGCATTCTCAGGATCACGAGCGACGATAAACCAAGGATCAACCGCAATACAATGCCCCCCCACGCCAACGCCTGGCTGCAAAATATTTACGCGCGGGTGACGATTTGCCAGCGAAATCAATTTCCACACATCAATATTCTCTTTTGCACAAATCAATGAGAGCTCATTGGCAAAAGCAATATTTACATCACGAAAGCTATTCTCGGTCAGCTTGCACATCTCAGCCGTTTTCGAATTTGTCTCCAATACCTCGCCGGAGACAAAGCTACGGTAGAAAGTAGCTACCGCACTCGTCGCCTCGGGAGTCAAACCGCCAACGATTCGGTCATTCTCCACCAGTTCGACCATAATTTTACCTGGCAACACACGCTCAGGGCAGTAGGCGATGTGGATTTTACCTACATCGACGCCCGACTCAGCCAAAACCTCAGCCATCTTCTCAGTCGTGCCAACCGGAGAGGTCGACTCCAGGATGACCAGATCACCCTCTTTTACAAATGGAGCAATGCTTCTGGTAGCCGCCAACACATGGTCAATATTCGGCTGAGGAATGCCCCCCCCCTCATGGAAAGGAGTAGGCACACAGATCATGTATACATCGCCAGATTGTGGTGTTACAAAAGCCTTTAACATTCCCGTGGCAACAGCAGAGCGCACATAGCCATCCAGGTCAGGCTCAACAATATGAACATTGCCTTGATTAATCGTATCAACTGCATGCTGATTCAAATCAACACCAACAACTTTATAACCATTGCTCGCCAATAATGCTGCAGTAGGCAAGCCAATATATCCCAAGCCGACTACGCAAACCGTTTTATTCATCATCACTTACACCCTCTTTAAAGCAGAAATAATCCGTTCACATGCGCTGCCATCACCATAAGGATTATGCGCTTTGGACATCATTTCATAATGATTGGAATCATCCAGCAAAATTGAAACATGCTCAATGATCTTGGCCCGATCAGCCCCCACCAACTTCACCGTTCCAGCCGCGACCGCTTCAGGTCTTTCGGTAACATCTCGCATAACGAGAACTGGCTTCCCTAAGCTTGGAGCCTCCTCTTGAATGCCGCCACTATCAGTCAATACAATGTAGCTGTGCTTAAGAAGCATGACAAAGGGCTCGTAATCGAGCGGCGGAATCAGGTGAACATTATTCAGATTATTAAGAATCGCATTCACTGGCTCTTGAACTTGTGGGTTCAAATGCACAGGATAAACGAAATTCACATCTGGATATTTATTAGCCAAATCTTTAAGAGCTTCACAAATCTGCAGGAAGCCCGAGCCAAAGTTTTCTCGCCTATGCCCTGTGATGAGAATATAACATTGCTCCTTCCAGTTAAAGGGAAGGTGAACAGATAATACATCACATAACGCTTTATATTTTACTGGATCGCTATCAATTCTATGGAGCACCCAGAAAAGAGCATCGATTACCGTATTGCCTGTAACTAGAATATCCTTTTCCAGCACATTCTCATTAAGCAAGTTATCCTTGCTTTGCTCAGTAGGCGCGAAGTGAAGTTGAGATATCTTTGAAACTACCTGCCGGTTAAACTCCTCAGGAAATGGAGCGTGCACATCAAAGGTTCTCAAACCCGCTTCGACATGTCCCAAAGGAATCCCAAGATAAAACGCAGCCATACCGGCAGCAAGAGAAGTTGTCGTATCCCCATGCACAAGCAGCATATCAGGCTTGTGCTCCTTCAAAACACTGCGCATATGCAAAAGCACAGATGAGGTCACATCAAACAGATCTTGCCCTGGCTTCATCAAATTCAAGTCAATATCCGCATCAATATTGAATACTGACAAAACCTGATCTAGCATTTGCCGATGTTGCGCGGTAAGGCATACGACTGTTTCGAAATTTTCTTCGCA
This genomic window from Chromobacterium violaceum ATCC 12472 contains:
- the wecB gene encoding non-hydrolyzing UDP-N-acetylglucosamine 2-epimerase, whose protein sequence is MSKMSTRKKIMLAFGTRPEAIKMAPLYHALKSCEENFETVVCLTAQHRQMLDQVLSVFNIDADIDLNLMKPGQDLFDVTSSVLLHMRSVLKEHKPDMLLVHGDTTTSLAAGMAAFYLGIPLGHVEAGLRTFDVHAPFPEEFNRQVVSKISQLHFAPTEQSKDNLLNENVLEKDILVTGNTVIDALFWVLHRIDSDPVKYKALCDVLSVHLPFNWKEQCYILITGHRRENFGSGFLQICEALKDLANKYPDVNFVYPVHLNPQVQEPVNAILNNLNNVHLIPPLDYEPFVMLLKHSYIVLTDSGGIQEEAPSLGKPVLVMRDVTERPEAVAAGTVKLVGADRAKIIEHVSILLDDSNHYEMMSKAHNPYGDGSACERIISALKRV
- the wecC gene encoding UDP-N-acetyl-D-mannosamine dehydrogenase — encoded protein: MMNKTVCVVGLGYIGLPTAALLASNGYKVVGVDLNQHAVDTINQGNVHIVEPDLDGYVRSAVATGMLKAFVTPQSGDVYMICVPTPFHEGGGIPQPNIDHVLAATRSIAPFVKEGDLVILESTSPVGTTEKMAEVLAESGVDVGKIHIAYCPERVLPGKIMVELVENDRIVGGLTPEATSAVATFYRSFVSGEVLETNSKTAEMCKLTENSFRDVNIAFANELSLICAKENIDVWKLISLANRHPRVNILQPGVGVGGHCIAVDPWFIVARDPENARLIRSAREVNNSKTDWVVDRIKAEIADAHVKLGRAPRVACLGLAFKPDIDDLRESPAVQVVDAILRAGHDVIVVEPNIREHSEYVLIDLDSALDVADLIVVLVRHKQFLDHAVNQRLLSLNIHDYCGLRAANKISR